The following proteins are co-located in the Trichormus variabilis 0441 genome:
- a CDS encoding non-ribosomal peptide synthetase has translation MNTYTIDNHNSYSLVTNQSQECQNTLANLRVIIADLLKCEPEEVDVKVPFLEMGADSIVLVDAIRQIENNFRIKITIRQLFEELTNLSVLANYIEENVKLEPSTLLGQETLELSVNPQPLPQSQQSEQKSETLVEIVLRQQFELMSQQLEILRESNLPTNLSVTPSQNQAAKSVPNAVVQTTPDLKTGELNKSTLKKADSPSSFWRVEQSQAKTLTSQQQQYLNSLIARYTKRTAKSKQRSQSYRPVLADRRASIGFRPETKEILYPIVGDRSQGSRIWDVDGNEYIDISMGFGVHLFGHNVPFITAALEDQIKQGIQIGPQSKLAGEVATLICEMTGMERVTFCNSGTEAAMTAMRIARAATGRAKIAIFKGAYHGHFDGTLAIPQTSEDGKLPAQPMVPGVLQNMVDDVLLLTYGTPESLEIIKANAHELAAVLVEPIQSRKPDLQPKEFLQQLRVVTQQLDIALIFDEVITGFRVHPRGAQAWSGVDADIVTYGKLIGGGMPIGVIAGKAAYMDKIDGGFWSYGDDSYPEVETTFFAGTFSKHPLTMAATRATLLHLKAEGASLQERLNQRTSNLAATLNSYFEQANVPLRIVHFSSLFRFTLSGNSSYLYQPLEMDLLYYSLIEKGVYIWEGRTCFLSTAHTDEDVDYVIQAVKDSVQELQAVGFFSKSPKLSTNQPQTPKTSERVNSAVSLTVQDTIKPEVKEAFKIPLSDAQKQLWFLAQMGDNGSVAYNISLNIQLQGTLDLAAIRQAVQQVVQRHEALRTTISSQGDFQEILPSLKIDVPVIDFSNVKDSQLQVNQWLQNYSRESFDLSNGPLFRVRILKLAEQLHLLVVSAHHIITDGWSISIILQEMMALYSAKCQGHVCQLEPPIQFSSYLDWHRQFCATDEMKAHESYWLQKFADPVPVLDLPTDRQRPPSKTYQGGRQQLLLDPNVSAAIKQLSKQNGCTLFMTLLSAYAVLLYRLTNQDDLTIGIASAGRSLEGSERLVGYCSHMLPIRTQIVGDATFVEHLKACKSVLLEAYEHQDYPFAKLIDKLRVNSNTGMSPLVNATFNLERPVAIPQMYGLESSLLPQSISFADYDIGLNVTEIDHELLLECDYNADLFDAATIDRILGHYQTLLLGIIASPQTLVSQLSLLTATERQQILVEWNQTQIDYDRNQCVHQIFEQQAQLTPNAVAVESGEQKLTYRELNHRANQLAHFLQSLGVKPEVLVGICVERSVEMLVAMLGVLKAGGAYLPLDPAYPQERLAHMLTDSQASVLLTSANLASQLPKSSAKLVKLDTDWQVISRQPIINPTGIVVPSNLAYVIYTSGSTGKSKGVLIPHQALVNHNYAIAKNYELKASDRILQFASFSFDVAAEEIFPTWLSGATLVLRPEEIFSIPDFVQFVKQQDLTVLNLPVAYWQEWVSQMPQISWTPNVRLLVVGSERVPLERFLTWQQLVGSNVSWRNAYGPTEATITATIYGSHLSSHQQTAASLFIGRPIANTQIYILDQHLQPVPIGVTGELHIGGNGLAQGYLHRPELTAEKFIAHPFSNQPTARLYKTGDLARYRSDGTIEFIGRIDHQVKIRGFRIELGEIETALNQHPQVRECVVIASDDQLAHQQLQAYIVFHQQLKVDSSELHRFLKQKLPEYMIPTSFFQLENIPLTPNAKIDRQALNRLGVLINNIEVNRVAPSNHIEEVLANIWTEVLNLKQVGIHNNFFELGGNSLLAMQLLNRVNEAFLIDLPLRSLFECSTIAELSELIQAYKLEHLESDALEQILAEVDELIDTEIEQMLAKF, from the coding sequence ATGAACACATATACTATTGACAATCATAATTCCTACTCTCTAGTTACTAACCAGTCCCAAGAATGTCAAAATACTTTAGCAAACTTACGTGTAATTATTGCAGATTTACTCAAATGTGAACCTGAAGAAGTAGATGTAAAAGTTCCATTTCTAGAAATGGGTGCTGATTCTATTGTTTTAGTTGATGCCATTCGTCAGATTGAAAATAATTTTAGAATTAAAATTACGATTCGTCAGTTATTTGAAGAATTAACAAACCTGAGTGTCTTAGCTAATTATATTGAGGAAAATGTAAAACTAGAACCATCGACATTGCTAGGTCAAGAAACATTAGAATTGTCGGTTAATCCACAGCCACTCCCACAATCACAACAGTCAGAACAGAAATCTGAAACATTAGTAGAAATAGTGCTGCGGCAGCAGTTTGAATTGATGTCTCAACAGTTGGAAATCTTACGGGAATCCAACTTACCAACTAATTTAAGTGTTACTCCTAGCCAAAATCAAGCAGCGAAATCTGTTCCTAATGCAGTAGTACAAACAACACCTGACTTGAAAACAGGGGAGTTAAATAAATCTACACTCAAAAAAGCTGATTCACCCTCTTCTTTCTGGCGAGTTGAACAATCTCAAGCTAAAACCCTGACTTCCCAACAACAACAATATTTAAATTCTTTAATTGCACGTTATACCAAACGTACAGCCAAATCCAAGCAGCGATCGCAATCTTATCGCCCAGTCCTGGCCGATAGAAGAGCTTCCATTGGATTTCGCCCGGAAACTAAAGAAATCCTCTATCCTATAGTTGGCGATCGCTCTCAAGGATCGAGGATTTGGGACGTTGATGGCAATGAGTACATAGATATTTCTATGGGTTTCGGTGTACATCTTTTTGGACATAATGTTCCGTTTATTACCGCAGCTCTAGAAGATCAAATCAAGCAAGGTATACAAATCGGCCCCCAATCAAAACTTGCAGGTGAGGTAGCCACTTTAATCTGCGAAATGACCGGAATGGAACGAGTCACTTTCTGTAATTCCGGTACAGAAGCAGCGATGACAGCGATGCGTATAGCTCGTGCAGCCACAGGTCGCGCCAAAATTGCTATCTTCAAAGGTGCTTATCACGGACACTTTGATGGTACTTTAGCCATACCCCAAACATCTGAAGACGGAAAATTACCAGCACAACCAATGGTTCCAGGAGTGCTGCAAAATATGGTTGATGATGTTTTGCTGCTAACTTATGGTACTCCCGAATCACTGGAAATTATCAAAGCTAATGCCCATGAATTAGCAGCTGTTTTGGTTGAACCGATACAAAGCCGTAAACCCGATTTACAACCCAAAGAATTTCTGCAACAGCTACGAGTAGTCACACAACAACTAGATATTGCCTTGATTTTCGATGAAGTAATCACAGGTTTCCGCGTTCATCCCCGTGGCGCGCAAGCATGGTCTGGTGTTGATGCAGATATTGTCACCTATGGCAAATTAATTGGTGGCGGTATGCCAATTGGGGTAATAGCTGGCAAAGCCGCCTACATGGATAAAATCGACGGTGGTTTCTGGAGCTATGGAGATGATTCTTATCCTGAAGTAGAAACAACATTCTTTGCTGGTACTTTCTCCAAGCATCCATTGACGATGGCAGCAACACGAGCTACACTTTTACACCTCAAAGCTGAAGGAGCATCTCTACAGGAGCGATTAAATCAACGCACATCTAATTTAGCTGCCACACTTAATAGTTACTTTGAACAAGCAAATGTTCCTTTGCGGATAGTACATTTTAGTTCACTGTTCCGCTTCACTTTATCCGGCAATTCCAGTTATCTTTATCAGCCTTTAGAAATGGATTTGCTGTACTATTCCTTAATTGAAAAAGGCGTTTATATCTGGGAAGGACGCACCTGTTTTCTATCTACTGCACATACCGATGAAGATGTAGATTATGTCATTCAAGCAGTTAAAGACAGTGTACAGGAGTTGCAAGCTGTGGGTTTTTTTTCCAAAAGTCCCAAGTTATCAACAAATCAGCCGCAAACACCTAAAACATCAGAGCGTGTAAACAGTGCTGTATCTTTGACAGTACAAGATACCATCAAGCCAGAAGTTAAGGAAGCATTCAAGATTCCCTTGAGCGATGCCCAAAAGCAGCTGTGGTTTTTAGCGCAAATGGGTGACAATGGCTCTGTTGCTTATAACATCTCTCTCAATATTCAATTACAGGGTACTCTTGATCTAGCTGCTATACGTCAAGCCGTGCAGCAAGTTGTGCAACGGCATGAAGCTCTACGCACTACTATCAGCAGTCAAGGCGATTTTCAAGAAATATTACCATCACTGAAAATAGACGTTCCCGTAATTGATTTCTCCAATGTTAAAGATAGTCAGTTACAAGTGAACCAGTGGTTACAAAACTATAGCCGTGAATCTTTTGACCTGAGTAATGGGCCTTTGTTCCGTGTGCGAATTCTCAAATTAGCAGAACAGTTACATTTGCTAGTTGTCAGCGCCCATCACATCATTACTGATGGCTGGTCAATCAGTATCATCTTGCAAGAAATGATGGCATTGTATTCAGCCAAGTGCCAGGGTCATGTTTGCCAACTAGAACCACCAATACAATTTAGTTCTTATCTCGACTGGCATCGCCAATTCTGTGCCACAGACGAGATGAAAGCCCATGAATCATATTGGTTACAGAAGTTTGCTGACCCAGTTCCAGTTTTAGACCTGCCTACAGACCGTCAGCGTCCGCCAAGCAAAACTTATCAAGGTGGCAGACAACAGCTATTACTTGACCCTAATGTCAGTGCTGCCATCAAACAACTCAGTAAGCAAAACGGTTGCACCTTATTTATGACGCTGTTATCTGCATACGCAGTTTTACTCTATCGCTTAACCAACCAAGACGACCTCACTATCGGCATCGCGTCTGCGGGACGTTCTCTTGAGGGTAGCGAGAGACTGGTGGGTTATTGTAGCCATATGCTACCAATACGCACTCAAATTGTTGGTGATGCTACCTTTGTTGAGCATCTCAAAGCCTGCAAAAGTGTGTTGTTAGAAGCCTACGAACATCAAGATTATCCTTTTGCTAAATTAATTGACAAGCTGAGAGTTAACAGCAACACTGGTATGTCTCCTTTGGTGAATGCTACCTTTAACTTGGAACGCCCCGTAGCTATTCCCCAAATGTATGGCTTAGAAAGCAGCTTGTTACCCCAGTCGATAAGTTTTGCTGATTATGACATCGGCTTAAATGTAACTGAGATTGATCACGAGCTATTGTTGGAATGTGACTACAATGCAGACTTATTTGATGCTGCAACTATTGACCGCATACTGGGGCATTACCAAACCTTATTGTTAGGGATTATTGCCAGTCCCCAAACATTAGTCTCGCAATTATCTTTATTAACAGCAACCGAACGTCAGCAAATCTTGGTGGAGTGGAATCAAACCCAAATCGACTATGACCGCAATCAATGTGTACATCAAATATTTGAGCAACAAGCACAATTAACTCCTAATGCTGTGGCAGTAGAATCGGGTGAACAAAAACTCACTTACCGAGAGTTAAATCACCGTGCCAACCAATTAGCGCATTTCCTCCAAAGTTTAGGTGTCAAACCAGAAGTCCTTGTGGGTATTTGCGTTGAGCGTTCTGTAGAAATGTTGGTGGCAATGCTGGGTGTTCTCAAAGCTGGTGGTGCTTACTTACCCCTAGACCCGGCTTATCCTCAAGAACGCTTGGCTCATATGCTAACTGATTCTCAAGCCTCGGTGTTACTGACAAGTGCTAACTTAGCGAGCCAACTGCCAAAATCATCTGCAAAATTAGTCAAGTTGGATACTGACTGGCAAGTGATTTCTCGGCAACCAATCATCAATCCTACTGGTATTGTTGTACCAAGTAATTTAGCCTATGTAATTTATACGTCAGGTTCTACGGGCAAATCTAAAGGAGTGCTTATTCCCCACCAAGCTTTAGTTAATCATAACTACGCCATCGCTAAAAATTATGAGCTAAAAGCGAGCGATCGCATCCTCCAATTTGCCAGCTTTAGCTTTGATGTTGCGGCTGAGGAAATATTCCCGACTTGGTTGAGTGGGGCGACTTTAGTACTACGACCAGAAGAAATATTTAGCATTCCCGATTTTGTGCAATTTGTCAAACAACAAGACTTGACTGTCTTAAACTTGCCTGTGGCATACTGGCAAGAGTGGGTTTCCCAAATGCCGCAAATTAGTTGGACACCCAATGTCCGCTTGTTGGTAGTTGGTAGTGAGAGAGTCCCTCTAGAGCGTTTTTTGACTTGGCAACAGCTAGTAGGTAGTAACGTGAGTTGGCGCAATGCTTACGGCCCTACGGAAGCAACAATTACAGCTACAATCTATGGTTCTCACTTGAGTTCCCATCAGCAAACAGCAGCTTCACTGTTTATCGGTCGTCCCATAGCTAACACACAAATTTATATTCTCGACCAGCATTTACAACCAGTACCTATTGGGGTCACAGGTGAACTACATATTGGTGGGAATGGTTTGGCACAAGGTTATCTCCACCGTCCAGAATTAACAGCCGAAAAATTCATTGCTCACCCTTTTAGCAATCAACCAACAGCCCGCTTGTACAAAACAGGGGATTTAGCCCGCTACAGAAGCGATGGTACGATTGAATTTATCGGTCGCATTGATCATCAAGTAAAAATTCGCGGTTTCCGTATCGAACTGGGGGAAATAGAAACAGCACTCAATCAACATCCACAAGTACGAGAGTGTGTAGTTATAGCCAGCGATGACCAATTAGCTCATCAGCAATTGCAAGCATACATCGTTTTTCATCAACAACTAAAAGTAGATAGTAGCGAACTGCATCGCTTCCTCAAGCAAAAATTGCCTGAGTACATGATACCTACTAGTTTCTTCCAGTTAGAAAATATACCCCTCACCCCCAACGCCAAAATCGACCGCCAGGCTTTAAATCGCTTAGGTGTGTTAATCAACAATATTGAAGTGAATCGGGTTGCACCCAGCAATCATATCGAGGAGGTACTAGCTAATATCTGGACTGAAGTTCTCAATTTAAAACAAGTAGGTATCCACAATAATTTCTTTGAATTAGGCGGTAATTCCCTCTTAGCAATGCAACTTTTAAATCGGGTCAATGAAGCCTTCTTAATAGATTTACCTTTGCGTAGTTTATTTGAATGTTCAACCATCGCTGAACTGAGCGAGTTGATTCAAGCTTACAAACTAGAACACTTAGAAAGCGATGCTCTTGAACAAATTTTAGCTGAAGTTGATGAGTTAATTGATACAGAAATCGAGCAAATGCTGGCTAAATTTTAG
- a CDS encoding type I polyketide synthase: protein MITNDNVEFSTLVDLLRYRAQNQPTQTAYTFLVDGETESISLTYQELDQKARAIATQLLQRGVPGSRALLLYPPGMEFIPAFFGCLYAGFIAVPAYPPRRNQKMSRLQAIVSDAEAVVALTTSTELTSMALQLAENPTLTAIPWITTDNLNANIAEDWQQPNINSDTLAFLQYTSGSTGTPKGVMITHGNLLHNSQLIYNFYQHTPNSQGVIWLPPYHDMGLIGGVLQPLYGGFPVTLMAPVAFLQKPFRWLQAISHYKATTSGGPDFAYDLVCRQITPEQLASLDLSSWEVAFTGAEPIRAQTLDRFAETFAPCGFRREAFYPCYGMAETTLIVSGGWKSEAPIVRHIDTTALLQNQVIDTTTAAGGKAIVGCGKSSPDQTVLIVNPESLTSCADGQVGEIWVSGSSVAQGYWNRPEQTQHTFHAYLADNTTGPFLRTGDLGFLQDGELFITGRLKDLIIIMGRNHYPQDIEFTVESCHPALRPAGGAAFAVEVNNVEKLVIVQEVERSYLRKLNADEVIGAIRKAVAEHHDLQTHTIALIKTNSLPKTSSGKVRRSNCKAELEAGSLDIIAQWSADAQNHSPSEKLIAPQVEKTVNTEAVATWLLTKVSEQLQVPAQTINVNEPLAQYGLGSLAAVRISGELQEWLGRELPTTLLYDYPSIAALAQYLGDGVPQPKVVSQQPTDNHAIASGGAAPIAIVGIGCRYPGANNPEAFWQLLRNGVDAISEVPQQRWDVNSFYDPNRATPGKMNTRWGGFISEVDQFDAPFFGISPREAESLDPQQRLLLEVCWEALENAGKAPSKLAGSNTGVFVGISNFDYSQLLAKQVSGLDAYSGTGNAFSIAANRISYLLDVHGPSWAVDTACSSSLVAVHQACQSLRQGECEMALAAGVNLILTPQLTVTFSQAGMMAGDGRCKTFDADADGYVRGEGCGVVVLKRLSDAYRDGDRILAVIKGSAVNQDGRSNGLTAPNGLAQQAVIRQAMQNAGVAPHEIGYVEAHGTGTFLGDPIEVNSLKTVLAPGRAPGDTCVIGSVKTNIGHLEAAAGIAGLIKTVLSLHHEEIPPHLHLKQVNPHISLADTNLSIATTLLPWNRGNKRRLAGVSSFGFGGTNAHIILEEAPLVSPKDTVSDERPLHLFTLSAKSENALRDLAKDYENYLGNHPDASLTDICFTANTGRSHFDHRLVAIAQSNIQLQTVLGAYATGKKTSQLVSGKIENKQQPKIAFLFTGQGSQYINMGRQLYATQPTFRAAIDQCEQVLRSYLDQPLLSVLYPDTESSCIDETAYTQPAIFAVEYALAQLWKSWGVEPTAVIGHSFGEYVAACIAGVFSLEAGLKLVTERSRLMQALKSMGAMAAVFASEEQVQAAIAEYSPEVTISAVNAPDNITISGTVAKIAAAIAKFTAQGIETRRLNVSHAFHSPLMDEMLDAFEQATNLVNFQAPQIPFVSNVTGNFLPVGQVPDAQYWRSHTRQSVRFMDGLNTLLAEGYELFIEIGAKPVLCSLGKRCHGGENSVWLPSLNAKRDNWQTLLESLSTLYLRGVEIDWAGFESDYSSQLVALPTYAFQRKRYWIQSPNRVDNIPVNHHSNNSQPVTSASSDSAKLPSQALVEKMLKQQLQIMSQQLEVLRTHNLTKGQFLPLQHGHLPKPPKLNHQPSI from the coding sequence ATGATTACTAACGATAATGTTGAATTTTCTACTTTAGTAGACTTATTAAGATACAGAGCGCAAAATCAACCTACACAAACAGCTTATACATTTCTTGTTGATGGGGAAACAGAAAGCATCTCTTTAACTTATCAAGAATTAGATCAAAAAGCACGGGCGATCGCAACTCAACTTTTGCAACGGGGAGTACCAGGTTCACGGGCTTTGTTACTTTATCCACCAGGAATGGAATTTATCCCTGCCTTTTTTGGTTGTTTATATGCTGGCTTTATTGCTGTTCCGGCTTATCCACCCCGACGTAACCAAAAAATGTCTAGGCTACAGGCGATCGTATCAGATGCCGAGGCTGTAGTCGCACTGACTACATCTACAGAATTAACTTCGATGGCCTTACAGTTAGCAGAAAATCCTACCTTGACAGCGATACCCTGGATCACAACTGATAATCTCAATGCAAATATAGCTGAAGATTGGCAACAACCCAATATTAATAGTGATACTTTGGCCTTTCTGCAATACACTTCAGGTTCAACCGGCACACCCAAAGGGGTAATGATTACCCACGGCAATTTATTGCATAATTCCCAACTCATCTATAACTTTTACCAACACACACCCAATAGCCAAGGTGTAATTTGGTTGCCTCCGTACCACGATATGGGATTAATTGGTGGGGTTCTGCAACCTCTGTATGGTGGTTTTCCGGTGACTTTGATGGCCCCAGTCGCCTTTTTGCAAAAGCCTTTTCGTTGGTTGCAGGCCATTTCTCATTACAAAGCAACTACCAGTGGCGGCCCTGATTTTGCTTATGACTTAGTCTGTCGTCAAATTACTCCCGAACAACTAGCAAGCCTGGATTTGAGTAGTTGGGAAGTGGCGTTTACCGGTGCTGAACCAATACGCGCACAAACTCTAGACCGATTTGCAGAAACTTTTGCGCCTTGCGGTTTCCGGAGAGAAGCTTTCTATCCTTGCTATGGGATGGCGGAAACTACTTTAATTGTCTCTGGGGGTTGGAAATCTGAAGCTCCCATTGTGCGACATATAGATACCACAGCTTTGTTACAAAACCAAGTCATAGATACGACTACGGCGGCTGGTGGTAAAGCCATTGTGGGTTGCGGTAAAAGTAGCCCAGACCAAACAGTACTGATTGTCAATCCTGAATCATTGACATCTTGTGCAGATGGACAGGTAGGAGAAATTTGGGTATCGGGGTCTAGTGTTGCTCAAGGTTACTGGAATCGCCCCGAACAAACACAACATACCTTTCATGCTTACCTAGCAGATAATACAACTGGCCCTTTTCTGCGGACTGGAGATTTGGGCTTTTTACAGGATGGTGAGTTATTTATTACTGGTCGTCTCAAAGATTTAATTATCATTATGGGACGCAATCATTATCCCCAAGATATTGAATTTACAGTGGAAAGTTGTCACCCAGCACTACGTCCAGCAGGTGGTGCGGCTTTTGCAGTTGAAGTTAACAACGTGGAGAAATTGGTGATTGTTCAAGAAGTGGAACGTAGCTATCTGCGCAAGCTAAATGCTGATGAAGTCATAGGTGCTATTCGTAAGGCTGTAGCCGAACATCATGATTTACAAACTCATACCATCGCTTTAATTAAAACGAACAGTTTGCCGAAAACTTCTTCTGGGAAAGTCAGACGTAGTAACTGTAAAGCTGAGTTAGAAGCTGGAAGTCTCGACATAATTGCACAGTGGAGTGCAGATGCTCAAAACCATAGTCCATCAGAAAAATTAATTGCTCCACAGGTAGAAAAAACAGTCAATACCGAAGCAGTTGCAACTTGGTTGTTAACAAAAGTGAGCGAACAATTACAAGTTCCTGCTCAAACAATCAACGTTAACGAACCTCTAGCACAATATGGTTTGGGTTCTTTAGCAGCAGTGAGAATTTCCGGAGAATTGCAGGAATGGTTAGGGCGGGAATTGCCAACAACGCTGTTGTATGACTATCCTTCCATCGCTGCTTTAGCTCAATATTTAGGTGATGGAGTGCCACAACCCAAGGTAGTCTCACAGCAACCAACAGACAATCATGCGATCGCCTCTGGCGGGGCTGCGCCCATCGCGATCGTGGGTATTGGTTGCCGTTATCCTGGTGCAAATAATCCGGAAGCCTTTTGGCAATTACTCCGCAATGGCGTAGATGCTATTAGTGAAGTTCCTCAACAACGCTGGGATGTGAATTCTTTTTATGATCCCAACCGTGCTACACCAGGCAAAATGAATACTCGCTGGGGTGGTTTCATCTCGGAAGTAGATCAATTTGATGCCCCATTCTTTGGGATTTCTCCACGGGAAGCCGAGTCTCTCGATCCCCAACAACGGTTACTTCTAGAAGTTTGCTGGGAAGCATTAGAAAATGCAGGTAAAGCACCGAGTAAGTTAGCCGGAAGCAACACAGGGGTATTTGTTGGTATTAGTAATTTTGATTACTCCCAATTGCTAGCCAAACAAGTGTCTGGATTAGATGCTTATAGTGGAACTGGTAACGCTTTTAGTATTGCCGCTAACCGCATATCCTATTTATTAGATGTACACGGGCCAAGTTGGGCAGTAGACACAGCTTGTTCTTCATCCTTAGTTGCAGTTCACCAAGCTTGTCAAAGTCTGCGTCAGGGAGAATGCGAAATGGCTTTAGCTGCTGGTGTGAACTTAATTCTCACTCCACAGTTGACAGTGACATTTTCCCAAGCTGGAATGATGGCTGGTGACGGTCGTTGTAAGACTTTTGATGCTGATGCGGATGGTTATGTGCGGGGCGAAGGTTGTGGTGTAGTGGTACTCAAGCGTCTGAGTGATGCTTATCGTGATGGCGATCGCATTTTGGCAGTGATTAAAGGTTCAGCCGTGAACCAAGACGGACGCAGCAACGGACTCACCGCCCCCAATGGACTAGCCCAGCAAGCTGTAATTCGGCAAGCCATGCAAAATGCTGGTGTTGCACCTCATGAAATTGGCTATGTAGAAGCGCATGGTACAGGCACATTTTTAGGCGACCCCATCGAGGTTAATTCCCTGAAAACAGTCCTCGCACCAGGACGCGCACCTGGAGATACCTGTGTGATTGGTTCAGTCAAAACCAATATCGGACATCTAGAAGCAGCCGCCGGCATTGCTGGTTTAATTAAAACTGTCCTCTCACTACACCATGAAGAAATTCCGCCCCATCTGCACCTTAAACAAGTTAACCCCCACATTTCCTTAGCTGATACGAATTTATCTATCGCTACTACATTGTTACCTTGGAATAGAGGTAATAAACGGCGGTTGGCTGGTGTATCTTCCTTTGGTTTTGGTGGTACTAATGCCCATATCATCTTAGAAGAAGCTCCTCTAGTTAGTCCTAAAGACACAGTCAGTGATGAACGTCCCTTGCATTTATTCACACTCTCAGCTAAAAGTGAAAATGCTTTGCGTGATTTAGCAAAAGACTATGAGAATTATCTAGGTAACCACCCTGATGCTTCATTAACAGACATTTGTTTCACCGCCAATACTGGACGATCGCATTTTGATCATCGCTTAGTGGCGATCGCTCAATCTAATATCCAATTACAAACCGTACTAGGTGCTTACGCGACTGGGAAGAAAACCTCACAATTGGTCAGTGGTAAAATCGAAAACAAACAGCAACCGAAAATCGCCTTTTTATTCACAGGTCAAGGTTCTCAATATATCAACATGGGTCGCCAACTGTATGCAACCCAGCCGACCTTCCGCGCCGCCATTGACCAATGTGAGCAAGTTTTGCGGTCATACTTAGATCAACCACTGCTGTCAGTTTTGTATCCTGACACAGAAAGCAGCTGCATCGATGAAACCGCTTATACCCAACCTGCGATATTTGCTGTAGAGTATGCCCTAGCGCAATTGTGGAAGTCTTGGGGTGTAGAACCAACAGCTGTCATTGGTCATAGTTTCGGTGAATATGTCGCCGCTTGTATTGCTGGAGTATTCAGTTTAGAAGCAGGACTGAAGTTAGTTACCGAGCGATCGCGCTTAATGCAAGCACTCAAATCAATGGGTGCAATGGCTGCGGTGTTTGCTAGTGAGGAACAAGTGCAAGCCGCGATCGCTGAATACAGTCCAGAGGTGACAATCTCTGCTGTAAACGCTCCTGATAATATCACCATCTCTGGTACAGTCGCCAAAATTGCAGCAGCGATCGCCAAGTTCACAGCCCAAGGAATTGAGACTCGACGCTTGAATGTATCCCATGCTTTTCATTCGCCTTTAATGGATGAAATGCTTGATGCTTTTGAACAAGCAACCAACCTAGTCAACTTCCAAGCACCACAGATTCCTTTCGTTTCCAATGTCACCGGCAATTTCCTTCCAGTCGGACAAGTACCGGATGCTCAATACTGGCGATCGCATACACGCCAGTCCGTCAGATTTATGGACGGATTGAATACTTTATTAGCTGAAGGTTACGAATTATTCATAGAAATTGGTGCTAAACCAGTTCTTTGTAGTCTGGGTAAACGTTGTCACGGAGGCGAAAATTCTGTTTGGTTGCCTTCTTTGAATGCCAAGCGAGATAATTGGCAAACATTACTAGAAAGTTTATCAACATTGTATCTACGGGGAGTAGAGATTGACTGGGCAGGATTTGAAAGTGATTATTCCAGTCAGCTAGTTGCACTTCCTACTTATGCCTTTCAAAGAAAACGTTACTGGATTCAATCGCCAAATAGGGTTGACAATATCCCAGTAAATCACCACAGCAATAATTCTCAACCTGTTACTTCCGCTAGTAGTGATAGTGCAAAACTACCATCTCAGGCCTTAGTAGAAAAAATGCTCAAACAACAACTACAGATTATGTCTCAGCAATTGGAAGTGTTGCGTACTCATAATTTGACCAAAGGTCAATTCTTGCCATTGCAACATGGACACTTACCAAAGCCACCCAAGCTGAACCATCAGCCTAGTATTTAG